The Amblyomma americanum isolate KBUSLIRL-KWMA chromosome 5, ASM5285725v1, whole genome shotgun sequence genome window below encodes:
- the LOC144132547 gene encoding cystatin-2-like, whose protein sequence is MKAVAVVCCLAVTIVGLSQGKRLVGGWEEQDPSSDPKYLQLAHFAIAQQATGLTYYQTVLRLLKVETQVVAGVNYKLIFETAPTNCKFSDGPYSSERCQPTTHQASATCTAIIYERPWDNYKAVTSFRCHK, encoded by the exons ATGAAGGCTGTGGCAGTTGTTTGTTGTTTGGCAGTTACCATCGTAGGGCTGAGCCAAGGAAAACGCCTTGTGGGAGGCTGGGAAGAGCAGGACCCATCGAGCGATCCTAAATACCTGCAACTGGCTCATTTTGCGATCGCGCAGCAGGCAACTGGCCTCACTTACTACCAAACCGTTCTGCGGCTGCTCAAGGTTGAAACACAG GTTGTGGCTGGAGTGAACTACAAGCTGATATTCGAGACTGCGCCAACTAACTGCAAATTCAGTGATGGTCCCTACTCAAGTGAGAGGTGTCAGCCTACAACCCATCAG GCGTCAGCAACATGCACTGCCATCATCTACGAGCGCCCTTGGGATAACTACAAGGCCGTTACGTCATTTCGGTGTCACAAGTAA